CACTTTCTGCAACTCCTACTTCCTGATTTCTTCTGAGTGCAGCGATGAATCTCCGAATCCAACTCGCTATCTGGACGGGTCGGTAAGCAGGGTATTTCCATTGTGTATCGCGTTCTCCAGCACTCTTGCCAGTTCCTCCACTCCGCGGCGTAGCTCCTTCGGCCCCACGGCCGCGAAGCCCATCTGCAATCCATCCCTGCCGTGCCGTTTCCACTCCTGCGTACTGCGATAAAACGCCTCGAACGGCACCACTTCCACACCTCGCGCTTCAGCAGCCTTCGCGATCGTTCTCCCATCAAATCCCTTTGCCAACCATCCCATCGTCTGTAATCCAGCCTCAATCTCCGAGATCTCCAGAGCACCGGCCAGCAGTTTCTTTCCGTCGTCCAGCAGAACTCCCAGGCGCTCCGAGTACACCTCGCGCATCCTCCGCAGATGCCTTCCAAAGTGTCCCGCGTCGATGAACTCGCACAGAACCGTCTGCTCCAGCACAGGAGCATGACGGTTCAGAATCGACTTTGCTGCCGTAAACCTCTCCACGAGATCTTCGGGAACGATCAGGTATCCAAGACGTAGCGCCGGAAACATCACCTTACTGAAGCTCCCCGCAAACAGCACCACGCCATTCCGGTCCAGCCCCTGCAACGCAGGCACCGGTCTTCCGGAATAACGATATTCGCCGTCGTAGTCATCCTCGAAGATCATGGCGCCCGCTCGTCTCGCCCACTCCAATAACTCCAGCCTGCGTGACAAACTCATCGTCACGCCCATAGGAGCCTGATGAGCCGGAGTCACATAAGCCAACTTTGCTGTCTGACGATCTCCCGGCGGCTTCGCGCCCTGTTCATCGATCCGGAGCGGCAAAACCCTGGCACCCCACGAATCAAATACCCGCGTAGCCCCTACATATCCCGGCTCTTCCATCAGCACCTTGTCGCCGGGATTTACAAATAATCGCGCCGTCAGGTCCAGCGCCTCTTGTACTCCCGACAACACCAATACCTGAGCCGCAGTACACATCACCCCGCGCGAGCGCGAGACATACGCCGCAATCGCCTCGCGCAGAGGCTTGTATCCCGCAGCTTCGCATCCCGTAAACATCCCTATAGAGACACGCCTCAGCTTGCGATTTACGATCTGCGTCCATGTCGTCACCGGAAACTGGTCGACTGCGGGAAGATTCCCGCGAAACGCCCTAGCCGCCCTGCTCGAAAGGCTTGGAAAGGCCCGCACTGAACTGCCATAGGCGGCAAATTCCCGCTTCGGCATCTCCTTCGGACTCCTGCGCGCTCTCTCGCGCCTCACCTCCAGCAACTCCTCCGGAAGCACCTTGCTCACATATGTCCCCGACCCCGTGCTGCCTTCGATGTATCCTTCGGACTTCAGCTCTTCAAATGCCGTGACAATCGTTCCACGCGAAAGCCCATGCTCACGGGCGAGGTCCCTTGTCGCCGGAAGCCTCGTCCCGGGCCGCAAACGACCTTCAAGAATCTCCCTCCGCAGCGCACCATACAGCCACCGATACGCAGATTCGTTCTCCGCGCGCTCGCCCAGTAGAATCTCCGTCAATCCCGATCGCTTCGCCATCTGAATCTCCGACACAGAATGTCACGGCGACAACAGCCAACAAGTATCATTTCGACCGAAGCTGCGTAGCAGCGGAGTGGAGAAATCCCCGCATCCTGTTGTCCAACCGCGTGAAATTCCGCCCGTAGGCTCCATCTCAAAAGTGGTACAGCAAGACTACCCTAAATGGCTCTATGGAACCGGTCTGCTTTTTCTTATGCTCCTATCAGAACGGAAGCAGAAGGAGACCATCATGAACGGAACCGAGCGCTGGACGTGGCTATTGGCTGTGATCTGCTACGCTCCAGTACACCCATATCCTGCGATCACCCAACAGGCGCCGAAGACACAAGAACCTTCCCCTCGAAGCATCGTCCTATCGCAATCTCTTCCTCCCCTTCGAGGAAATAATCTTCAGGTACAGATTGTCCGCGTGCACTACCGTCCAGGCGAATCTTCTCCGCCTCATAGCCATCCTTGCCCCGTCATCGGGTATGTTCTCGAAGGTTCCCTCCGGATGCAGGTCAAGCCGCCCAATGCAGCACACCCCGGAGCCGTCACCATCTATCGCAAGGGCGACAGCTTCTACGAAGATCCCAACGGACAGCATCTCGTCTCTGCGAATGCCAGCCAAAGCGAGCCTGCAACCTTCCTCGCCACCTTCATCTGCGACCATCCCACAGCTGTTACCGTACCTTTGGTTCACAAGGAACAACACCCATGAATCCCAAAGCGCCCGATGAAGCACAGGCCATCCAGAAAACTGTCATCTCGACCGAAGCAACGCGAAGTGGAGAGATCCGCTTCTCTACCGAAGCTCTACGGGGGCCGAAGCTCCAGAGACTCGCTCTGCGCTATGCCCGCATTGCTCTCGGAGCCTCTTTTCTCTGCGCTGTTGCCGACCGCTTCGGCCTGCTTGGTAAATACAGCGGCTGGGGTAACTTCGCCACCTTTACCGACTACACCGCCAAAGTCAACGCATTCATGCCCCACGCTACAATTCCCTTCCTCGCATGGTCTGCCACCATTGCGGAGACGATCTTCGGCATTGCGCTCGTCATTTATGGCCTACTTCCGGAATCCGTCGTGCGTGCCAGTGCATGGCCTCGTATCGTCGCGCTCGGCTCCTCCATTCTGCTTCTTCTCTTTGCTGTGGCGATGAGCGTATCACTCGATCCCACAAAACCATTGGACTACTCCGTCTTCTCCGCCTCTGCGTGCGCTCTTCTGCTCGCAATCTTTCCCGCTCAACCCATAACCTGCAACTGATCATCTGTAACTAAGAAGGAGAAACACCATGCAGCCACGCTTTCCCTATGCCAAACTCTCCCCCGGTGCCTACCAGGCCATGTTCGCTTTCGAAAAGTACCTCGGCCAGTGCGGTCTCGAAGAAGGACTTCTGCACCTGATCAAGCTGCGCGTCTCCCAGATCAACGGCTGCGCCTACTGCCTCGACATGCACTGGAAAGACCTTCGCGCCCTTGGAGAAAACGAGCAGCGCCTCTACTCGCTCGACGCCTGGCGCGAGTGCCCTTACTACACCGACCGCGAGCGCGCCGCTCTCGCCTGGGCCGAAGCCCTCACCCTCATCACCCAGGGACACGCCTCCGACGCAGTCTACGAAGAGGCCCGTGCTTCTTTTACAGAAAAAGAGCTCTCCGACCTGACCTTTGCCATCACGACCATCAACGCCTGGAATCGCCTCGCCATCTCCGGCCGCTCCACTCCAGGAACCTACCAGCCTGCAAAGATCCACACCGCCACCGTCTAAATTCAGACAATCGGCAAACAGAACGGGTGTCCATCATCATAGAGGGCACCCGACACCTTTCCCTTCTCATCATTCAGCCCGCAATGCCTGCATTGGGTCAGCGCGTGTGGCGCGCAGCGCTGGGAGCCAGGTTGCCGCCAGTGAAACCACAGCGAGCAGGAGCCCGGACACGACGAAGACGAACATGTCGAACCCGCGCAGGGGCAGTGGAGATCCGGACTGGAATCGAGCTAATACCCACATTGCAGGTTCTGCAAGTACGATCCCGCAGAGAAGTCCCAAGACGATATTGCGAATGGCTTGTAAGGTGACCGAACGGAAGATTGTGCCGCGATCTGCGCCGAGAACCATTTTAATTCCGAACTCGCGGAGACGTTGGTTGACGGCAAACGAAAGAACTCCGTAGACACCCACGACGGCCATGAGCAATCCAATGGAAGCCATGATGAGAATGATCCCAGCGAGCGAACGCAACGACGCGGCGTCGGCCTCCAGGGATTCCCAGATAGTTTCTGGGGCAATGATTTGTGTATGGTCGAGCGCCTTGACTGTGTCTCTTATTGCGTTTTCCACGGGCTTCGGGGGGCCGTCAAATTGCACATAAAGATTGTCGCCCAGTGTGGCAGGACCGCGGAGCGTGTAGAGGCGTGGGCCATCTGTGCTGCCAAAGGTTTCGGACTGGATGTCCGCTGCAACTCCAACGACGATGAGATGGCGATTGTCGGGAGTGATGATTGACTTGCCCAAGGGGTCGTTTGCCGGCCAAAACTCACGTGCGAATGCCTGCGAAACTACTGCGACCGAATCTACAGTGGACGAAGTTGGATCGGCGGAGTTGAAGGAGCGGCCTTTGATCAGCGGAATGCCAAAGGTCGAGAAGAAGCCATTTGAAACACTATTGACCGAAACCGGTTTTCCTTGTCCTGCTGTCTGGCTGGGCAGTCGAATTTCCGTTGGAGGAACCTGGCCGAAGGGTCGAAGGCTAGCATAAGCCAGCGATTGAACGCCGGGGATCGCCATGATTCGCGATTCGAGCGTGCGATAAAAGGTGAGCGCGTTAGCATGATTCGCGGCAGACGTATCCACGACGAGCGGCACGCCTATCGTGTGATGGATATCGAAGCCGGAATTCATGCCGGTGATCTGGCTGGGGATGCGAGCGAACATTACGGCTGCACATACGAGCACAAATCCGAGAGCGATCTGCACGATGATCAGTCCACTTGTGGTTCTGGAACGTGCGGTAGCGTAGCTCTCGCGCCCTTTGAGCGCAGAGAGCAAGTCGAGTTTCCACGCGGCACGAATAGGCATAAGCGAAGAGATGATGGTAGCCGTTACGACAAGGGCCGCAAGATAGCTGAATACTCGCCAATCTGGGCGGATGAGCAACACAAAGTTGGCCCGACCTGGATCTATGGCATTCATGATCAGCATCGGAACGCGGTAGACAAGCAAGATACTAAGAGCCCCACCCATGGCAGTCGTAAGCAGGCTTTCCGCCAGCAACATGTGGGCGAGTTGTCTGCGATCGGCTCCCAATGCGAGACGAACGGCGATTTCACCGCGCCGCGTAACGGTGCGCGAAAGAAAAAGCATAGTCACGTTGCAGCATGCCAACAACAAAATGAGCGAAAGAGGTCCGAGGATCAGCGTCATCATGATGACCACTCGATCGCGAATGGCCGGGTTTCCGATGAACGATCCATTGGCCAGAACGAGAGTCGTCTTACGGTTGAAAACGGAAATCCGACGCTTGACGTAAGCGCGGTCTTGCTGGCTCATGATGGTCGATAACTCGGCCTGCGCATCAACTCGAGAGAACCCCGGGCGCAACCGACCTGCCATGAATAGCCAGGGCATATCCGGATTGTTGAGCGGATCTCCGCTACGGTCGAGAAGCGGCTTCATCGTATACGGAACGAAAACACCGCCAGGCAAGAAATTTGCGGCGTCCGAGGCAACAATGCCAATGATCTGGAAGGAGGATCCGTTAATGTGAATCGTCTTTCCTAAGATGCGTGAATCACCAGCAAA
This portion of the Edaphobacter sp. 4G125 genome encodes:
- a CDS encoding DoxX family protein, producing the protein MNPKAPDEAQAIQKTVISTEATRSGEIRFSTEALRGPKLQRLALRYARIALGASFLCAVADRFGLLGKYSGWGNFATFTDYTAKVNAFMPHATIPFLAWSATIAETIFGIALVIYGLLPESVVRASAWPRIVALGSSILLLLFAVAMSVSLDPTKPLDYSVFSASACALLLAIFPAQPITCN
- a CDS encoding carboxymuconolactone decarboxylase family protein, translated to MQPRFPYAKLSPGAYQAMFAFEKYLGQCGLEEGLLHLIKLRVSQINGCAYCLDMHWKDLRALGENEQRLYSLDAWRECPYYTDRERAALAWAEALTLITQGHASDAVYEEARASFTEKELSDLTFAITTINAWNRLAISGRSTPGTYQPAKIHTATV
- a CDS encoding ABC transporter permease — encoded protein: MRWWQIRKRNADLERELRADLELEEEEQRERGVPPEEVASAARHAFGNLSLIREQTHEAWGWAPIERFWQNLLYALRSVRRSLFLSIVAVLALALGIGLNTGVFTLLNSLFLQPPTLKDPLSFVQVYPRYTGWSTREDRYSSFTTEDYDAIRSNSQALEDVAAWHVSSSVLEEGSKPNATVLVTCNYFHIFGIDRPFIGRFFAPTDCNLNSTARVAVLSESTWKTEFAGDSRILGKTIHINGSSFQIIGIVASDAANFLPGGVFVPYTMKPLLDRSGDPLNNPDMPWLFMAGRLRPGFSRVDAQAELSTIMSQQDRAYVKRRISVFNRKTTLVLANGSFIGNPAIRDRVVIMMTLILGPLSLILLLACCNVTMLFLSRTVTRRGEIAVRLALGADRRQLAHMLLAESLLTTAMGGALSILLVYRVPMLIMNAIDPGRANFVLLIRPDWRVFSYLAALVVTATIISSLMPIRAAWKLDLLSALKGRESYATARSRTTSGLIIVQIALGFVLVCAAVMFARIPSQITGMNSGFDIHHTIGVPLVVDTSAANHANALTFYRTLESRIMAIPGVQSLAYASLRPFGQVPPTEIRLPSQTAGQGKPVSVNSVSNGFFSTFGIPLIKGRSFNSADPTSSTVDSVAVVSQAFAREFWPANDPLGKSIITPDNRHLIVVGVAADIQSETFGSTDGPRLYTLRGPATLGDNLYVQFDGPPKPVENAIRDTVKALDHTQIIAPETIWESLEADAASLRSLAGIILIMASIGLLMAVVGVYGVLSFAVNQRLREFGIKMVLGADRGTIFRSVTLQAIRNIVLGLLCGIVLAEPAMWVLARFQSGSPLPLRGFDMFVFVVSGLLLAVVSLAATWLPALRATRADPMQALRAE
- a CDS encoding cupin domain-containing protein — translated: MNGTERWTWLLAVICYAPVHPYPAITQQAPKTQEPSPRSIVLSQSLPPLRGNNLQVQIVRVHYRPGESSPPHSHPCPVIGYVLEGSLRMQVKPPNAAHPGAVTIYRKGDSFYEDPNGQHLVSANASQSEPATFLATFICDHPTAVTVPLVHKEQHP
- the pdxR gene encoding MocR-like pyridoxine biosynthesis transcription factor PdxR, with translation MAKRSGLTEILLGERAENESAYRWLYGALRREILEGRLRPGTRLPATRDLAREHGLSRGTIVTAFEELKSEGYIEGSTGSGTYVSKVLPEELLEVRRERARRSPKEMPKREFAAYGSSVRAFPSLSSRAARAFRGNLPAVDQFPVTTWTQIVNRKLRRVSIGMFTGCEAAGYKPLREAIAAYVSRSRGVMCTAAQVLVLSGVQEALDLTARLFVNPGDKVLMEEPGYVGATRVFDSWGARVLPLRIDEQGAKPPGDRQTAKLAYVTPAHQAPMGVTMSLSRRLELLEWARRAGAMIFEDDYDGEYRYSGRPVPALQGLDRNGVVLFAGSFSKVMFPALRLGYLIVPEDLVERFTAAKSILNRHAPVLEQTVLCEFIDAGHFGRHLRRMREVYSERLGVLLDDGKKLLAGALEISEIEAGLQTMGWLAKGFDGRTIAKAAEARGVEVVPFEAFYRSTQEWKRHGRDGLQMGFAAVGPKELRRGVEELARVLENAIHNGNTLLTDPSR